The Vespula vulgaris chromosome 10, iyVesVulg1.1, whole genome shotgun sequence nucleotide sequence TCAACATCACGTAGCATTTTAGGTTTAAGAATATGAAGAAGATGGCATGATTATTATCGGTACTGATATAGTCtgcttatataaaaaatttattttagggaactattttttataaatataagttcGTTAAAGTAAAACTTCCTTATAGATAGGTTAGGTTAAATAATGTCACGAgtataattgtatttattttttggtttaatatataattaatttaatatttattgatagagaaaaacagagtTATATGTAAAGGTATGCAATTATGGTATGAGTGTttgaaatagatagaaaaaaatgaccTATTCGCAAATTGCAGGTTATATATTGAAGTCATGCATTATCGTTACACTAAGATACGTCTTGTATTTCGTAACAAAGATAACagaaattatcaatttatacTTAGGTTTTCTATCGTTGTTCTGTGAAAGTAAAGacattttgtataataatctCGTTTAAGACGTTCGTAAGAAATAATTCATCGAGAAACGGTAACgttaatattcataattattaaaataattttgtcaaAATAATGAATACGAATATTGTTGTCCTTGGTTCATGTATGATAGACTTTACTTGGTAAGTTTGAACATTTgtaagattttatattataaaataatatttctgttTGCTTAATGTCCTTTATAATCTAGAGAGATTCAGCTATGATTTTATCAGATCTTGagactttatttatttataaatatatgattattttgttatgcattaatatatagtttatttaaCTCGTCagtgaatgaagaaaaaagttctgttagataaaaaaaattgtgtgaTTAGACAATCaggatattcattttttagtTATGCGTCTCGCTTACCGAAACCTGGAGAGACAATACTTGGTAgcgaatttaaaataaaatatggtGGGAAGGGTGCTAATCAATGTGTGAGTGCTGCTAAACTTGGTGCAACAACTACGCTTATTGGAtcagtaataatatttctttctttgtaattatataaattttttcaaccTTGAAAAGCATACTTAAATGTAAATTCATAATTGCTCATTTagcaatttttcaaatttaagtTGTTTGTCTGCATAATGTCTAtacaatttgatttttaagaaaattttttttacaatatttattttaaacacatagacaattaataattatgtaaatgacatagataattatgtaaattctATACTATTAgcttaatcaattttttcttttcttttttgtaatagtTGGGTAGCGACAACTATGCAAAAACTTATttggatatattaaaaaaggaaaacgtaaATACTACTTATATTCAAATACAAAAGGATAAACAAAGTGGAATAGCTCATATTACAGTTGCTAGTAATGGTATGtaatattagagaaaaaaaaaacaatgatatattcgtgttatctttattatataagatgtTTGAGATAACATAATGATCGTAATTGTAATGATaaattatctctattttttttcaaacgtcttattttttcaaacgtttatacgatattacatatataaatccaCGGTAGAAGTTCgcgatattattatcgttgaaggataagaaagatatgaatgaattttatgatatacaGAATGGATCAAAAGTTtccaattaatttaaaaaatcaattactttttctcgagactttttaagattgaaaattgaaaaaagaaattagtctAGAGTCTCGTCaaagagtaattaatttttaaaaatatcgaagaacgTGATTCATTTCGTAGTTACTTTGATCATAAAAATCGTCCTAGGGAAAcggaatatatcgaaatcgaaataaacgaacgtaagaaaattataatcaacAATCATACTAATTTTCAAATGCACTCGTTTCTAGGAGAAAATAGTATAGTGGTCGTACCAGGAGCTAATGATTTTTTAAGCGTTGACCAAGTTATACATTCTGCcgatttgattaaaaatgcGACGGTGTTACTATGCCAATTCGAATCACCATTAGACGCTACTTTGCAAGCTTTACGAATCCATAAGGGCCATGGTTCGTGCtatgatattatttcattgaaattttatattgcaATACTTTTAACACGAGAGACAAACAATTAGTATAATTACCTATAACGATGCGATAGGGCTTTCAATTGTGAATGGTTCACCGGTCGTAGAGAATATCCATCCAGAGATTTTCCAATTGTGCgacatattttgtattaacgAGACCGAGGTAGGTtgaaagtaaattaataagaaacaaCGAGAGTACAGTTTGACGAtacaacaaatataaataaagatacgCGAACAGATTTCAtcgttatttattagaaaggattattattttattttttaggcCGAACTTATAACAGGAGTGCAACCATTGATGTTGTCGAATGTGCAAAATGCAAtcgacattttattttctaaaggCTGTAATATGGTTATACTTACTCTTGGACCGTTAGGCGCCGTTTATGCTTCTAAAGACGACAGAGAGATAACTCAAATCTCAACAACAAAAGTCGATCCTATCGATACTACCGTACgtcaaagtatatatatatttgtttatttaattaatgaaaaaatgacgATCAATGTTTATTACTGTTTAGTATTTATATCGTAACGAAAATAGCGTTGATACGACGGACAaggtcttttttcttttcttttttgtttttaatacaatttttatttcgttactGCTCGAatttatacgaaaaagaaaagtaaaaaaagaagaaggatgaaaaaaaaaggaaaagtaaaataaaaagaatcgcGCAGGACTCATTATAGTCAGTTTAAAATTTTCGCTATATTCGCGGCGCTCGCATTAATTAATACGTAAATGACTAAAGCGTgcgaagaaaacaagaaataaacatttaatcccttcattaaattttattacgcaGCCAAGGGAGTAGTCCGTTTAAAAGTATGAATGCGCTTGCGCGCCAAACATTCGAAATTCACTCGAGCTTTTCTCACGACGTACCGACGGCAAAGAGAGCGTTTcactttataatttaataatttttgttgatAATTAAAAGGATAAACACGTAAGTAAACGTAAATCATAAAGATACGACGAGGAGAAACGCAATtcaagttaaaaagaaaaaaaaagaaagaaaaagaaaagaaactaaaagaagaagaaacaacaaagaaaagaaaaaacaaaaagaatgtCTTGTTAAAGTTTAGATTGGTTATCAATGTTAAATTTGGTTGAAGTATCGTCGAAAGAGTTAGCTCGAGTCTTAAGTCGAGTTCATTTAGAAACATAAAACGTAGCACAAAGAATTTCTGAAGaatctctttttattgttcCACGCAGGGAGCAGGAGACGCGTTTCTGGGTAGTCTAAGCTACTTTAAAGCGTATCATCCTCATTTGTCGACGAAGGAATGCATTAACAGAGCTTGCAAGATTGCTACAAAGACGGTACTAAAAATTGGTACGCAAGAAAGTTTTCCAATGAGGAGTGATCTTCCGCAGGAATTATTTCtatgataatttttctaatatataccTTCTAAACGAGAAAATGAACTATGTAAGAATGTCATTGTTactatagtaaaataataaaatagtaaaacaATGAGTTGTATTCATTTAGATTCTTCATTGATAATAAAGTGAAATTTACGTAAGGAAGATCTATGATATCATCTTGGAAACTTGCGATCTTAAGTTGCCTTGTTTCGTgaagggggaaagaaaaaaaatgaaaaaagaaaaagaagaaagaaaaagaagagaaaaaaaaaaagaaaaaaaaaaaccttagTAAAACCAAGGCATTCGTGAACCTCGCGTCTACCGGATTCTTTCGTGGGGCTTCTTTAAAAGTaaagtatatacacacatatacatacatatatatatatggtatatccatacatatatatatgtgcgtgcgcgcatggtgtgtgtgtatatatgtgtgtgtatatatatactcacacaAACATACAACTCGAATGACATGCAATATTCGTTGGtgtaatattacattaatcgCGACCTTAGGACTTGTATCAACTTTATAAGGACAAAAATGGAACATGGATCTCAAGTGGGAAATAAGTTTAGACCTTAGGAAAGTAGCCCTCGAATTTTTCGTgcggaaaaagaaatcgttggATCGATCGTGGATGCATCGGCGTCGGtgatcccttttctttttttatttttcttttttcgaaactcTTGTGGTTTAAGAGAGGAAgacaaagagggagaagaggaggagggacAGGGGGTGTGCGTCAGGAGAACGTAGCTAGCTTGATAGGACATAATCGACGGAAGGGTTTGGCGAACCTGGAGATTTTGTATTTATCGTACATATTCGAGCTCTGTGTCtgtcttttctatttcttctttttattttttttttctctaacagAACCGAACCGAAGCAAGGTTCGACGAGCGCATCGACTCGTACGAGaggcattttctctctctcactcactcgctctctctctctctctctctctttttctctctctttctggacCCATTGGCGAGGGGGATCTCTACGTATTTCGAAGACTATCAATCATTGGTAACCTGTAAAGGATCTAATTATCCTGGAGCTGACTGGGCTCTCCGTTCGGTGCACCCGCCACCGCTCGTCTTGTCCACCCTTTCCAGCCCCCTCTGGCCCTTCCTGGTGGTGGTGCCGGCGTCAGCCCACCCTCCTCCCGATCTCTTCCGCTACCAAAACCCTCTTTTTCGCTCTAACAGCCACCCTTTTCCGCGAGAGATGggtggaaggaaaaagagtgagagagggaagaagggaagaggtaggagggagggagagagagggagagagagagagagagagaaagagagagtgctCGGTCGTTGGGAGGGACGAAGAGGAAGACTAGgacgaggaagaggatgaggaggaggaggatgaggaagaagaggaggaggaggaggagatcgGTGTGTAAAGCGGGTATaagtgtgtgtacgtgtaagCGCGCGCGCGTGAGCGCtcgtgtgtatgcgtgtgtctgtgtgtgtatgtgtgtgtatgcgtaagAGCTCAAAGAGTGCTCCCGCCTCGACAGAGGCTGCTGGTGTCGGTGAGCCGGTACTTTTTTTCGTACGCGCCGTTGTACGTCCGTGTGGGCGCGCACGAGCCCAGGTGTATAATAGtggagagcgagagcgagggcgagagagaaagagagaaagagagagagagagagagagagagagagagagagagagagagagagagcgaaagagacagacggaGTAAGGGAGAGgaacgagagaggaaaaaagaaagagataggttGG carries:
- the LOC127066988 gene encoding ribokinase-like isoform X1 — its product is MNTNIVVLGSCMIDFTCYASRLPKPGETILGSEFKIKYGGKGANQCVSAAKLGATTTLIGSLGSDNYAKTYLDILKKENVNTTYIQIQKDKQSGIAHITVASNGENSIVVVPGANDFLSVDQVIHSADLIKNATVLLCQFESPLDATLQALRIHKGHGLSIVNGSPVVENIHPEIFQLCDIFCINETEAELITGVQPLMLSNVQNAIDILFSKGCNMVILTLGPLGAVYASKDDREITQISTTKVDPIDTTGAGDAFLGSLSYFKAYHPHLSTKECINRACKIATKTVLKIGTQESFPMRSDLPQELFL
- the LOC127066988 gene encoding ribokinase-like isoform X2, whose translation is MNTNIVVLGSCMIDFTCYASRLPKPGETILGSEFKIKYGGKGANQCLGSDNYAKTYLDILKKENVNTTYIQIQKDKQSGIAHITVASNGENSIVVVPGANDFLSVDQVIHSADLIKNATVLLCQFESPLDATLQALRIHKGHGLSIVNGSPVVENIHPEIFQLCDIFCINETEAELITGVQPLMLSNVQNAIDILFSKGCNMVILTLGPLGAVYASKDDREITQISTTKVDPIDTTGAGDAFLGSLSYFKAYHPHLSTKECINRACKIATKTVLKIGTQESFPMRSDLPQELFL